The genomic DNA cggttaaaaaaatatatggtcttttttctgcaacatcaagatatatattgatgcttacataggtctggtgataatgttcccctttcaggacaagctaaaatcatcagcccagaggttgggtcttgggcgcatttgggtgttccaacaggacaatgacctcaaacacacctcaaaagtgatcaaggaatgtctaaatcaggctagaattaaggttttagaatggccttcccaaagtcgtttggacaatgctgaagaaacaagtctatatcagaaaaacaacacatttagcaccaattttgtcaagaggagtggtcaaaaattgaagcagaagcttgtggatggctaccaaaagcgccttattgcaggtaaacttgccaagggacatgtaagcaaatattaacattgctgtatgtatacttttgacccagcacatttgctcacattttcagtagagccataataaattcataaaagaagcaaacttcatgaacttttttagtgagcaacaagtatgtgctccaatcactacatcacatcaaaataagagttgtagaaatgattgacagccatgacatgatgttctttacaagtgtatgtcaacttttgatcgcggctgtatatatgcatgtgtatatgtatatatatccatccatccatccattttctaccgcttatccctttcgtagtggcggggggtgctggagcctatctcagctacaatcgggtggaaggcggggtatgtatatatatatatatatatatatatatatatatatatatatatatatatatatatatatatatatatgtatactgtatatttatgtgtatatgttcactttaacagtccagttgtgattgattgaatgtccTGGGAATTTTACTGGACAATAGTTTTATTTTATGGATATTTTCAAAGCAGAATAGTGTCCTTAGGGCCCTCTGGCACCTCATGGGGGACCCGTAAAAtctgtgcctcttaagacctcactgttggctttgtacgCTCATGTTACTTCTCAACTAGTCAAAGTTGATGCTAATCGACCTGTTTCTTCTCCTTTTTACAGAATGTGAAAGCAAAAGTGAGTCCACAAATAACCGAATCGTAAAAGCAGAATCGAAAATGAAATCTGAATTGGTAAAATCTTATCTATTTCCATCCCAGcatgtgtttgtcttcttgtgtcctgcagacgtctgtgaaaaaTATCGTCCACCTGAGCAGCAGGAGGGGTCCTCCAGTATGGAGCAGAAGAGGTCACAGCACCTCCACGTGAAAGAagaggagccacagtccccccTCTTTAAAGATGAAGAAAAACAGCGGCTGACCCCCCCACTTCATAGAGGAAGACAAGAGACACCTCATcagtgtgaagagtgaagatgatgaggtcaaaagtgaaagtgaggagaagagagaggcggagcctccaagcagcagctcaacacaacacatgacaacagaagctgatggagaccactgtggaggatcacaagcagacaagatcttagctccactatcagatagtgaggacacaacgtcacactctcctgacactgatgatgaagactctaaagatgataagacatgtcacactgacaacactcacttcacatgttctctCTGTCACAAAACTTTTAATGACCGTAGCAatatgaaaagacacatgagaacacacactggagaaaaacctttttcctgctcagaatgtggtaaaagttttgcacTAACTCAaagtttaaaagtacacatgagaacacacactggagaaaaaccattttcctgctcagaatgtggtaaaagttttgcacTAACTCAAAATTTAAAAGTACACACgagaagacacactggagaaaaacctttttcctgctcagaatgtggtaaaagttttgtactaaatcattatttaaaagtacacatgggaagacacactggagaaaaacctttttcctgctcagaatgtggtaaaagttttgtagtaaatgaacatttaaaagttcacatgagaacacacactggtgaaaaacctttttcatgttcaatctgcggtaaagattttagtCGAAGGCGCCATTTAAAATCACACAAGAGAACGCACTCTGATGAAAAACCGTACTCCTGTTCAAGCTGCAACAAAAGCTTTCGTCACCTAACCACTCTTAGagcacacatgagaagacacccaggagagaaagtgttgagttgcagtgtgtgtggtgaaagattgtcttctaagtaccagtgtaagaaacacaagtgtgctggtgagaacagcagcagcaaatgaagatgcaggatttgaaataaactgtctaaactttaactttgactttctaacatcagcacatataacatgtgtgacatcattgttgtgtgtgtaacacaatcttgttaatatgattctaacatttatagattagacACTTCAGATTAGTGCTTttatttcagtcaagtacatgagttaatatacacatttgtgtactttaaaatgaacagaacaatttgactgaaaaggtgagaataaacagtacataaaatatgttacatacagtaaacattttatgtgtagatattcataattcacttttatacttattcataatagtgttgtatatatgttttttgcaataatGAACTgtttcatattttattttctaattgtaGATGATTCCATAGATGAACtcctttatatgatatacatatttgttttacatgtgttcataccataggctccagcgcccccgtgaccccaaagggaataagcggtagaaaatggatggatggatggatggatgtgttcatacctttgcttttgagtacacataaatccctcttagttcatatttactggttcacatctgaaacatcttctggaccacttctggaagcatattattatttactttgtaCATCATTTGAACTGTTGTGTTGTAtaccattttaaaatgtgtgactttatgaatcatttgttgggtctttataatccattctattaattgtctttattactctgttgtgtaatatgaatattgttgtgtgattgttttatatgtctgtccccagacctttatgcaataaacaatgtatgcCTCAACAGAAGTTGGGTACAATAAATGTAGTTAATATTTGTGGGtatgtattttattctatttattattgcagtccattttttaaatgttttctttataTGACTTGCATGTAGTTTCCAGCTTACTTCATCATCTAGACTAAGTCAGCCTGGAGGATGTGTGTAATGTTGAGATGTGTTGGAGATGACTTGGTTTGTTTGGATGTTGTCAACCTGTCAATTGTTCTATTTAAACatgttgtcagatctcgcgagagaaacaagcaaCCAGCTCTATGACTTCTTCTTACTGGCAGTTTGCAGCCATGACTTGAAAGGTttatactgccacctactggactGTAGAATGTAGTGTGGGCCATAGGACAAAAGGAGGAAATCCCGCTAAGAACCTGTGGAAAGCAGAAATACACCTAAGATTTTCTACTAGTCTGCTGGATTCACCtgtgaatatcaaactaagggaccTTATCTTctcatgtgctcaaactgaaatagcaCTGTTTACTCAAACCTGATGGTTTGCTTTCTCCCAGATGAAAATGAACATTCACCAAGTATAGAACATGATATGAGTTCATTAATACACTTCATtttacatactcaggagtttgcacttaacctgctctctggaatattcccccggtgacggtgtgagttttgtgtaaacatgttgatacactttgttacacactgagaggaacatcaacctctcataaatattgtgtgtctgaaactGAAACTGTcttggcgtcttgtccagggtgtacgccgccttccgcccgaatgcagcttgaGATAggccctgccaccccaaaagggacaagccgtaggaaatggatggatggatggctaatcaaagaaaaataaataaataaatgaataaaataaaaaattaaaataattcaaatatatatatatatatatatatatatatatatatatatatatatatatatatatatatatatatatatatatatatttatatttatatatatatttatatataatatacataatgtCAAAGGAAATTTAGAAATAACATGAAAACCTCCCACAGtctaaaatacattataaaaacgATTAGCATCAAAGACAAAAATAATATCAtgagtgtaatatttattttgtttcttttttttctttccttatgCTACTGTTGTTTCAAAACATTGTTAAATATTTGAATATGTTTACGAAAATAAGTTGTaagtctttgttttgaaaatgtaaaatgtaaacatttatttttattttcagaatgttgaaatagttgtacCGTGGGTGGGGGGgaagagctggttacttgtttctctcgcgagatccggaaaagagctggttacttgtttctctcgcgagatctggaaaagagctggtttgtacttgtttatctcgcgagatctggaaaagagctggttacttgtttctctcgcgagatctgacaagactgcgcgcgaagcaaacagggcgaggataaagcaagatggcgtctgacggtgaagacgttattgcagtcgtcacagttcagtgttcttaatctgtgcgtccatgtacacatatatgtcctttattacactctattaaatagagtaatactaactgtttgtatattagtctgagcgcactttgatgcttctccagctagcttagcttgctagttagtttagcttgttagctgctaacaaaaagaggcggaagtgatgaaaacacatcgctaagcagagatcaagtgtgagtgtaaagtgttgtgattgtgtgaaaatgtgcgaaagaaccatagcagagtacgaggaggaactttgtccaacaaaagaggagaaggagcgacaacatgaaaaacatcaagttgtgttacacacaacaggtttgtttacttcttactctcacatctttactaactttatatttattattaacacttttcttcaatatattgtgtataggaagatgaattgtcatgtgaggatgttcagacacacaatatttatgagaggttgatgttcttctcagtttgtaacaaagtgtatcaacatgtttacacaaaactcacacagtcaccgggggaatattccagagagcaggttaagtgcaaactcctaAGTATGTAAAGCTCGAGAGTTTGACCTCCAAAAataagagaggtaagacaaagtcagagtcagttaccatggtaactgacgctgtaaacctTGCCTGCTAGttggcaggtttgacaagttatttatgtgtgtaaaagctatactgacctgttatttccttcatattggtgcagccattaacctactacaacacctgctacatccacctactcagtggcctagtggttagagtgtccgccctgagatcagtagcttgtgtcataccaaagactataaaaatgggacccattacctccctgcttggcactcagcatcaagagttggaattgggggttaaatcaccgtaaaaattattcccgggcgcggcccccgctgctgctcactgctcccctcacctcccagggggtgatcaaggttaatgggtcaaatgcagagaacaatctggccacacctagtgtgtgtgtgacaatcagtgttgggttagttactgaaaaccagtaactagttacagttactagttactttatttcaaaagtaactcagttactaactcagttacttacaccaaaaagtaatgcgttactgtgaaaagtaactatttagttacttctttttttcttcttttttttttaaagctccgattaatgccctttttgccttcatttcagtactgttattgcactggagaataatacaatctgttgatcaacttgacatacatttttattttccttttaacataatgaatgaaaaacagtgcaacataaaaaggcattcctcctttctttaaacttggaccaatgaccattaataaaaaaacaagtttaagtgcaacataagaagaaacatcatcttccttgaaacataggtagtgaaataaaggctgacatctggagtgatgctgctgtcttccacacttggagccatggattgtagaatccttgttttcagtggcaggatcattgacacagatggtgaagtttcagtgctcagtagagatggaacacttttaagcacctggaggacctcatctgccactctcacatcatcatcagacagggtgacatttgtcttcagggtgttgtgggtcaatgcagagtatatagctgcctgctgctccaacatatcataagtggagttccacctcgttgggacatcatgtatgagcaggcagctttagcatttattgctttgtcttaagcacatgagcagctgttgtgcttgggtggaagtaggaaacctccttcctgatcctccaaaggaggcgctccatcctattgactgagattcccttctgtgatgccaaattcactacatgtgcaaagcacctatctgtggtcccagtcctgcctcattctctgtaattatttgatttttggcattatcacgtgtgactgggatatctttatcttccattcctccactgcttgtgtcagcacctgcgcaaggtgactctcgtagagggggcgtgtcttctcatctcccagtctgctgtgatgaagtgagcgcttatagttccgctggacgtccacccgtctgtcatgagcgcaacagctgatgctcgggatagttcatccacaacttttttcttctcctgctcataaagatctggcacaatcttattgctgaagtgggtgcgcgacgggatgtcgtaacgtggttcaagcacgttcagcatgtgtttaaaaccctcgttttgcacaaccgagtctgcacttgtaaacacaccgattcaatggcgggggcgttcaagctcctccgttactccgctcgccatgaccacgctgtgtgtggactgaacgtgacaacaacttttttttgtttgtttcatatatcaaaccgcggatcacctccccacacacacacacacatagaccgcgcctcttttcttctctccggcttgtgacagaggaagattcagaagaacgcgacaccgcagcgcttctgtttctagccgatactacatcaaaagtaacgtaaaataacgcagtaacgcatcatgtagtaacggtaactaaattactgaataaaaaaaaataacgcgttagatcactagttaccgccgaaactaacggcattacagtaacgcgttactttgtaacgcgttagtcccaacaccggtgacaatcattggtactttaactttttaatgtggcagtgattgtggaaaaaacaaagcctgatctaaagatgacatcttgatctcataccatctcaaaccaattggccgttcattattacGGTAAGTGAAATGTCTGAAAGTCGCTTAAATgtgtctttaaccaagcaacactaagttttatccagttactcgagtaatcgaaaacatttccagtagaatacttgattaataacattttcaatagccacagccctatatttcatgtacgatttagtatttagcatgtaggagttaaaatgtgttttgtttgtgttctgtagacatccatcagctgattggacaccaagaagaatatctccctcatctgcagggggacagtttcacttcagaggatccacagccctcacacatgaaagaggaagaggagggagagtgtgttgtagggcaggaggaggatgatgtcagcaagtttccactgactgttgtctctgtgaagactgaagagcatgaagacaaagcacctgagtcctcacagcttcatcacagtccaagtaagcacaacatccacatatcatctaatacaatgtttgtgacacatgtttatccgggggccacatttatgactaaagatggagatatacttgctttttaacaccaccatttaaaaatgaatgctcatcaatcatcaacagtgtaattgctggggtgtaaccatgtgacctagaggccgtcctccttacctcacgtggtcaaatgaaggcaaacattcaatatggctactgtttatttacctttagcagcacatatgtcagcatatttcaaaggtttagtggtgaagattaggaatgtataccaagtaccattttttttagtactggttcctaattatgtcgtccatgaggaccgtgaagattctggactaatgacgcaactattggtatttttaattccagctgacacgttgtcacattgagttcagctgccgctgctacacattaaaatcagctttgaataatgacaaataaggaagcaacaacacgcaaaagtgtgatgtgtgtgttattgacaagaagatgacataactgtatttcaccttgcactgcacacatagttgacttctttaacacttcaaataaacagctgtttttttttttttttttttatttatttatttaaacaggtaaaaatcccattgagatcaaagatctcttttccaagggagacctggccaagagggcagcagcaaggttacattaaaaacagtaaacaacacataaaacatgactTTTACAACATTACAACTTGCTggcataacacatgtgcatacagacaaggtagactgcaatcatttcacagaagctttaaacttattcaatgtaacaagggtttgaagtttaatattggattgtaggttattccaagccttcgctgctgaaaacctaaatgctttcttgcccagttcagttcttactttgggaacgacaaattgcagaacattcattgaaagaatattgtgacttccttgtttctttgttaaaagacaagacagataagatggggtgatacccagaatggttttgtagatgaacaagtaccaatgattgaggcgtcgagcacataaagatgtccagttaaccattgagtataacacacaatggtgagtaagttaatcattgagtataacacacaatggtgagtaagttaaccattgagtataacacacaatggtgagtaagttaattattgagtataacacacaatggtgagtaagttaaccattgagtataacacacaatggtgagtaagttggtgatgaatctcagtgccccgtggtacatactatccagcttgtggagacaaccaacagtagcattcatgtacaacacatctccatagtcaataacaggtaaaaaggttgtttccaccaatttctgtttcacagtaaaagaaaagcaagacttgtttctataatacaatctcagtaaaagtttcagttttttttacaacatactgaatgtgctccttaaaactcaagtggtcatcaattaaaatcctaaatatttaaaagcagatactaacacaatttgttgcccatttcttgttcaaatgttctcacacagtgctgatcttacagtttttgacgtggtaaagaacatacactttgttttctctgcatttaaaagcagttgtagatagcaaagttgttcttgtactctgtcaaatgcttgttgtagatatttaagggcctcagcaggagtgggtgctgtgcagtatatgacagtatcatcagcataggaatggaaagttgagttcagaATATTAttatattctgtccaagattattaattaataatgggcccaacacagaaccttgagggacacccttttccacttgcagtacgtccgagaaggaaccttctatctgaacagcctgagttctacttgtgaggtcatttgcaaaccatccgactgcttgctgagaaaaaccaatagctgaaagacgtttgattaaaatgacatgatcaaccgtatcaaatgcctttgaaaagtcaataaagagggacagacagcactgcttcttgtcaagagcttcagttacatcatttataaacttcatagcagcagtaacagtactgggatttctgccaaaacctgactgaaatggtgacagaagaaagttggtgtccaaaaagtattttatctgttcactgataagggattcaagcacttttgccagaacagagagtttagagatcggtctgtaattatttagattactagggtcacctccttttaatagggggattacaagggcagatttccaatccaaggggatttcatttgaaattagagtaaggttaaaaatgtgagtcagtggtccagctataatttcagctgccaactttaggaagagcggctccaacttatctgagccagctggttttgtaggtttaagttgttttagggccctcatgacctctgttgtggtaaaaggcgtaaagttaaaaacttggGTATTTTCAAaggttctttccggagttagcggaacttcagtagagttgtcagaattatagaaaaaaccagaggaaataaaatgattattataatgactacccatttctcttctgtcacttactctgacaccatcaacaagtatactagatgggagattgactgaattacagcaggcggacaaagatttgatgattttccaaaacttctttgggtgtttgaggttttcagttgttgtggagaaatacaattctgatttgactttccgaaggagagaggtaaattgatttcttaattgtctaaaattcaaccaatctgcttctaaccctgacttgcgtgccctggcccaagcagcattacgctcatgcaatacatctgacaggtccgatgtaaaccactgattgtcacgtcctttaaccctacattttttaaaaggggcatgtttgttcactatactcaagaagtttttgtgaaaatatttccaattcagttcaacattatcaaaaagagcaattctatcccaattaaaaagatgaaatgtaaaaaagcttgcgtctcaaataattcCATATTACGCCTTTCAAGAAGAtgaggcttgcttttaggaatccttgtgtctcgcattactgcaatcacacaatgatcactcacatcattagggaaaacaccagatgcaacacatttaaagggcatatttgttagaattaagtcaatgagtatagctttttgagggcatttaggattaggtcttgtagctgagaaaattaattgtgttaaatttagagattcacactgtgctttcaaagagtcagacacagatgtgagccagtcccagttcaaatcactatttcattgtatttcagttgagacagaagcttcacaagagtagatagggaattactagggcaggggtcggcaatctttaccactcaaagagccattttgaccagtttcacaaattaaagaagacaatgggagccacaaaactctgttgaaatttaaaatgaaataacactacatacgaagtttttttttttgctttgtgctatgtataaaccaggggtctcagacacgcggcccgcacctaatatgaaaatgtaatgttactgCGGCCcgagagttttatatgaatggcgcttgacagcgtcatacttgccaaccctcccgatttttccgggagactacgaataatttcagggcaactattctctcgagcgtgctgtgatggcacggcaattaacgccctctacaacctgtacaaacagggtgccggcccagccacaggatgtatgaggcttctgctaactcacacaagtgacagcaaggcatacttggttaacagccacacaggtcacactgacggtggctgtataaaacaactttaacactcttactaataatgcgccaccctgtgaacccacaccaaacaagaatgacaaacacatttcgggaaaacatccg from Nerophis lumbriciformis linkage group LG16, RoL_Nlum_v2.1, whole genome shotgun sequence includes the following:
- the LOC140679489 gene encoding uncharacterized protein isoform X1; the protein is MTTEADGDHCGGSQADKILAPLSDSEDTTSHSPDTDDEDSKDDKTCHTDNTHFTCSLCHKTFNDRSNMKRHMRTHTGEKPFSCSECGKSFALTQSLKVHMRTHTGEKPFSCSECGKSFALTQNLKVHTRRHTGEKPFSCSECGKSFVLNHYLKVHMGRHTGEKPFSCSECGKSFVVNEHLKVHMRTHTGEKPFSCSICGKDFSRRRHLKSHKRTHSDEKPYSCSSCNKSFRHLTTLRAHMRRHPGEKVLSCSVCGERLSSKYQCKKHKCAGENSSSK
- the LOC140679489 gene encoding uncharacterized protein isoform X2, giving the protein MCERTIAEYKEELSRTKEENKRLRQLLDAVFKKPQVVLHRTECESKNVCEKYRPPEQQEGSSSMEQKRSQHLHVKEEEPQSPLFKDEEKQRLTPPLHRGRQETPHQCEE